The following proteins are co-located in the Brevibacillus laterosporus DSM 25 genome:
- a CDS encoding non-ribosomal peptide synthetase produces MIILTVKYEYYPLSHPQKRIWYIEQTYPHTSMYNIGGIVRMHGSVDIAFLTQAIQIFIKKHDGLRLHLHEKEGDVNQYIVELNDFDVPFYDFSHSDQAEEEVLKWAEAEFTKPFVLIDHPLFSFATFRAHEKYTGYFVKLHHIIADGWSINIMTNQISNIYQKIKNGENISEEVEYSYVDFLHQEEKYVTSSRFEKNKKYWNDKFQSLPESFLSKSSDQVEGNRKTIDLDNDLSTRINEFATRHHLSLSSLFIMLTLLYQYKTQQNNDQILGIPVLNRSGNKEKNIFGMFTSSMPFRMKLEDTETLLAFYKRVQNEVLSNFFHQRYPYDLLISNLELKKKDYDSLFQICVNYYGTKLVNELEGISIDNLEFYSGYQAYSLQLVIKEWSSENKITLFYDYKTSDYTNEQIEEIHDRLMYMLEQIIKQPEKLIKDISLLSDQEKYEHIYVRNQTDAFYPRVKVIHQLFEDQVALTPDLVAVRFQDKTYTYRQLNEQANRLARTLRTKGIASDQFVSIYMRHSYEMIVGIWAVLKAGGAYVPIDPDFPLDRVSYILQDSQAKLLLSNADVNIEGFEGEVIRLDDPANYLSESHNLVNINQVSDLVYAIYTSGSTGKPKGTLIEHRGLVNYIHWAKQKYIQSQDETFALYSSLAFDLTVTSIFAPLLNGNQIIVYVENESEFVLDTILRENRVNILKLTPAHLALISDKDNHNSVIRRFIVGGEDLKATLAAKTYESFKGDISIYNEYGPTETVVGCMIYEYNPEINRMGSVPIGRPINNVQIYLLNDDLQPVPNGVTGELYISGDGVARGYLAREDLTKERFLDNPFKQGYRLYKTGDLARMLPSQDIEYAGRIDHQVKLRGYRIELGEIENCLTSFASVKEAVVIDRVEENGHKYLCAYMVADENISIVEMRLKLTNKLPSYMIPTYFVTIEKFLLTSNGKIDRNQLPDPLAINSVNQSGNKQPNDTEEIVMKIMKEVLQTNEVTVDSNFYFLGGDSIKAIQVVGKLNQMNLGATVRDIMTFPVVHELAAAIEMNQQPVAPQEAMSGAIKPTPITAWFFSQNLIEAQHWNQSVLLQLKKAFTIEQISKVLTKIVHHHDTLRLNYDSKTEALFYNDKHLAQTVDVETVDLSEIPFEKQLEQLKQIGEQVKRSFDLEQGLLFKAVLFQLGKGETRLLLTAHHLVIDGVSWRILLEDMGQLFRDIEEGRRLHLPAKTHSMQRWAEELEHYSKTGAFQYEQYWKEALETSALNHKTEAEECLANCETRNAAFTKESTDQLLYNANQAYQTHSHELLIMGVCLATATLMNETDIVIELEGHGREQLFSDIDVSRTIGWFTSMYPVRLQLPQGDIAHVIKHLKEQIRTVPNKGIDFGILTYLTGQFSQLPEKRIRFNFLGEVDNQVDNQFLTLAYEDTGSDISLQNPMTCLIEINAMIKEKRLHVALTYSKSNYHRVAMQQFLDNIITSTNDILKHCCQSEEIRDFTPSDFTTVTLTQDDLDDLFA; encoded by the coding sequence GTGATTATTTTGACCGTTAAGTATGAGTACTATCCACTTTCGCATCCCCAAAAACGTATATGGTACATAGAGCAAACATATCCTCACACCTCCATGTACAATATCGGAGGAATCGTTCGGATGCATGGTTCTGTTGATATTGCTTTTCTTACTCAGGCCATCCAGATTTTTATAAAAAAGCATGATGGATTAAGACTTCATTTGCATGAGAAAGAGGGTGATGTAAATCAATACATTGTGGAATTGAATGATTTTGATGTGCCTTTCTACGATTTTAGTCATTCGGATCAAGCCGAGGAAGAGGTGCTGAAATGGGCTGAGGCAGAGTTTACAAAACCCTTTGTGCTTATTGATCATCCGTTGTTTTCCTTTGCTACTTTTCGAGCTCATGAGAAATATACAGGATATTTTGTCAAGTTACATCATATTATTGCTGATGGCTGGTCTATCAATATTATGACAAATCAAATCAGCAACATTTATCAAAAAATAAAAAATGGTGAGAATATATCTGAAGAAGTTGAATACTCGTACGTAGATTTTTTACATCAAGAAGAGAAGTATGTAACTTCCTCACGTTTTGAAAAAAATAAGAAATATTGGAATGACAAATTCCAGTCACTTCCCGAGAGTTTTTTGAGTAAGAGTTCAGATCAAGTGGAAGGAAATAGGAAAACCATCGATCTTGATAACGACCTGTCAACTCGTATTAACGAGTTTGCTACTAGGCATCATTTATCGCTAAGTTCCTTGTTTATTATGCTTACCTTACTCTATCAGTACAAAACACAGCAAAATAATGATCAAATACTTGGTATCCCTGTTCTTAATCGTTCTGGAAATAAAGAAAAAAATATCTTTGGGATGTTTACTAGTTCCATGCCATTCCGGATGAAGCTAGAAGACACTGAGACATTGTTGGCTTTTTACAAGAGAGTTCAAAATGAGGTATTAAGTAATTTTTTTCATCAAAGATATCCGTATGATCTTCTGATTAGTAATTTAGAGCTAAAGAAAAAGGACTATGATAGTCTGTTTCAAATTTGTGTGAATTACTATGGAACGAAGTTAGTGAATGAGCTAGAGGGAATAAGTATTGATAATCTGGAATTTTACAGTGGTTATCAAGCATACTCATTACAATTAGTCATAAAAGAATGGTCAAGTGAGAACAAAATTACTTTGTTCTATGATTACAAGACCAGCGACTATACCAATGAACAGATCGAAGAAATTCACGATCGACTGATGTACATGCTAGAACAGATCATAAAACAGCCTGAAAAGTTGATTAAGGATATCTCTCTTTTGAGTGATCAGGAGAAATATGAGCATATCTATGTGCGAAATCAAACTGATGCGTTTTATCCACGAGTCAAGGTGATACATCAGCTTTTTGAGGATCAGGTAGCACTAACTCCTGATCTTGTCGCTGTACGTTTTCAAGATAAAACCTATACCTATCGTCAACTGAATGAACAAGCTAATAGACTAGCGCGTACACTTCGTACAAAAGGGATAGCTTCAGATCAATTCGTTAGTATTTATATGAGGCATTCGTATGAGATGATTGTGGGAATTTGGGCTGTCTTAAAAGCAGGAGGGGCATACGTGCCGATTGACCCTGATTTTCCACTTGATCGTGTTTCATATATTTTGCAGGATAGTCAGGCCAAGCTCTTATTATCAAATGCAGACGTAAATATAGAAGGTTTCGAGGGAGAGGTTATTCGTCTTGATGATCCAGCAAACTATTTATCAGAATCGCATAACCTTGTAAACATTAATCAAGTAAGTGACTTGGTATATGCGATTTATACCTCTGGTTCTACAGGAAAACCAAAGGGTACATTAATTGAACATAGAGGATTGGTCAACTACATTCATTGGGCAAAACAAAAGTACATACAATCTCAGGATGAAACCTTTGCCCTCTATTCCTCCTTAGCATTTGATTTGACAGTTACATCCATTTTTGCTCCACTTTTAAATGGAAATCAGATTATTGTTTATGTCGAAAACGAATCTGAATTTGTGCTGGATACTATTCTTCGTGAAAATCGTGTCAATATTCTTAAACTGACACCTGCACATCTTGCTTTAATTAGTGACAAGGATAATCACAATTCCGTAATCAGACGATTCATCGTTGGTGGAGAAGACCTTAAGGCAACACTCGCTGCCAAAACTTATGAAAGCTTCAAAGGAGATATCAGCATTTACAATGAGTATGGACCGACAGAAACAGTAGTGGGTTGCATGATCTATGAATATAATCCTGAGATAAATAGAATGGGTTCTGTACCAATTGGTCGTCCGATCAATAACGTACAAATCTACCTTCTCAATGATGATCTACAGCCTGTACCTAATGGTGTTACAGGAGAGTTGTATATTTCCGGTGATGGCGTTGCTAGAGGGTATTTGGCTAGAGAGGATTTGACGAAGGAGCGTTTTTTAGACAATCCGTTTAAGCAGGGATATCGTCTTTACAAGACGGGAGACCTTGCCCGAATGCTACCTTCACAAGATATAGAGTATGCAGGAAGAATCGATCATCAGGTAAAGCTGAGAGGATATCGGATTGAATTAGGGGAAATTGAGAACTGCTTAACTAGTTTTGCATCTGTAAAAGAAGCTGTGGTCATTGATCGAGTAGAGGAGAACGGGCACAAATATCTGTGTGCATATATGGTCGCAGATGAGAATATTTCTATAGTTGAGATGCGCCTAAAACTAACAAACAAGCTCCCTTCTTATATGATTCCAACATATTTTGTTACGATTGAAAAATTTTTGTTAACATCAAATGGAAAAATTGATCGTAATCAACTTCCTGATCCACTTGCTATAAATAGTGTAAATCAATCAGGAAATAAACAGCCAAACGATACAGAAGAAATAGTAATGAAAATCATGAAAGAAGTATTACAGACGAATGAAGTTACAGTAGATTCTAATTTTTATTTTCTTGGTGGAGATTCGATAAAAGCGATCCAAGTGGTTGGTAAACTGAATCAGATGAATCTCGGTGCTACGGTGAGAGATATCATGACTTTTCCAGTGGTACATGAACTTGCAGCTGCTATTGAAATGAATCAACAACCTGTAGCTCCACAAGAGGCGATGAGTGGAGCAATCAAGCCAACACCAATCACAGCATGGTTTTTCTCGCAGAATCTAATTGAGGCTCAACATTGGAATCAATCTGTCCTCCTTCAACTAAAAAAGGCATTTACAATAGAACAAATAAGCAAGGTACTTACAAAAATTGTTCATCATCACGATACATTGCGACTCAACTATGATTCGAAGACAGAAGCGCTCTTTTATAATGATAAGCATCTAGCTCAAACAGTGGATGTTGAAACGGTGGATTTGTCGGAAATTCCGTTTGAAAAACAGCTTGAACAATTGAAACAAATCGGTGAGCAAGTCAAGAGAAGTTTCGATCTGGAACAGGGATTATTGTTTAAAGCAGTATTGTTCCAGTTAGGTAAAGGTGAGACGCGTTTGCTACTTACAGCACACCATTTAGTCATCGATGGCGTTTCATGGCGGATTTTATTAGAAGATATGGGGCAGCTTTTCCGAGACATAGAAGAGGGGCGCCGGTTACACCTACCAGCAAAAACTCACTCGATGCAAAGATGGGCGGAAGAGCTGGAGCATTATAGTAAAACAGGAGCATTCCAATATGAACAATACTGGAAGGAAGCTTTGGAAACCTCAGCCTTAAATCATAAAACGGAAGCTGAGGAATGCTTGGCAAATTGTGAGACACGAAATGCTGCATTCACGAAAGAGTCGACAGACCAATTGTTGTACAACGCCAATCAGGCATATCAAACGCATTCTCATGAGCTTCTCATTATGGGAGTATGTCTAGCAACCGCCACTTTAATGAATGAAACAGATATAGTGATAGAATTGGAAGGACATGGAAGGGAACAGCTGTTTTCTGATATAGATGTGTCGCGTACCATTGGTTGGTTTACGTCTATGTATCCTGTTAGATTGCAACTTCCTCAGGGAGATATTGCTCATGTAATTAAACATCTCAAGGAGCAGATCAGAACCGTGCCGAACAAAGGTATTGATTTTGGGATTCTTACCTATTTGACAGGGCAGTTCAGTCAATTGCCAGAGAAGCGAATTCGCTTTAACTTTTTGGGGGAAGTAGACAATCAAGTGGACAATCAGTTTCTTACTTTAGCATATGAGGATACAGGATCAGATATCTCTTTACAAAATCCAATGACATGCCTCATAGAAATTAACGCCATGATCAAAGAGAAAAGGTTACATGTTGCTCTTACCTACAGTAAAAGCAACTATCATCGAGTAGCCATGCAACAATTTCTGGATAATATCATCACAAGCACAAACGATATTCTCAAGCATTGCTGTCAGTCAGAAGAGATCCGAGATTTTACCCCTTCTGATTTTACTACCGTTACTCTCACACAAGATGATCTTGATGATTTATTCGCCTAA
- a CDS encoding amino acid adenylation domain-containing protein, with protein sequence MVAFNNRVMEQEQFWLSKLGGEFIPSMVPTDYPYVGQTKCKASLQVSIEQEISDRLIQVCKNSDLLLYTFLLATAKIWLHKYTQQTEVCVGAPNLSPSTRLVPIVSNPDPHLISKQFIIDVKQSLTESYKNQDYPLHHIYEKLDINPQGSISPFINVVVAFDRIHDREFVVAQEVDLLLLFSKSDHSLQVNLYYDKAVYESRTLERFFTHYINILRMIVTNVNISISEIELMNEDEKAQLTFFSQTLESYPTDELVHQVFEKKAEQYPDKIAVVYQEQKLTYRQLNEKANQLARHLREKGIEKDEVIALMVERSLEMMIGILGILKAGSAFFPIDPENPSERTSYMLADSKSRFLLTHKKVGRDVEFDGEKIYLDEDELYVGDMNNLTPSQTPSHLLYVIYTSGTTGNPKGVMVEHRNLINYATWFSRQASITQRDSTMLLSSYAFDLGYTSLFPALLNGCTLHIVPKDTYLHPDSLLNYIKEGQISFLKLTPSLFSLLVQAMDGLHSPDMPALRLVVTGGEPIQPIDVDTFHRYLPSVAIMNHYGPTESTIGTLALQINFDEWHRFQKCPTIGKPISQSEVLILNQDLQLVPIGVPGELCIAGKGLARGYIGQPALTREKFIDHPFTTGERLYRTGDMARWDETGMVQFLGRMDHQIKIRGYRIEIGEIEKHIITHPLVHEAIVLAFPNNQNENELCSYYLSDEELSQSELRQFLQQKVPEYMIPMFFIRLEKMPLTSNGKINRHALPKPDDYKLIQHSYVAPGSEMEKQLVLLWKNILKREHIGVTDNFFQLGGHSLSAIKLAHQISRKYQIHVTLKDIFLYSTVRDQIIMIEQSEQRVERQIEISEGRDYYPLSSMQRRLFLLSQFEGVKTAYNMPTIWRFQGEINQSKLEQAFQKLIDRHEALRTSFHVIDNVPMQRIHSGIQFSLSLLETTDLEEKQVIDSFFQPFNLGVAPLFRAGLVSLSSDEYLLFVDMHHIISDGISISILMAELEKAYRGQDLLPLRIQYKDYAMWQQKWEQSEEYKQQKQFWLTQFSDELPVLDLPTDFIRPKLQSFKGDIVTATLSGKQFEAVKQLCQKNGATLYMFLLASFNILLAKYSNQEDIVVGTAVAGRNVSDVESVIGMFVNTLAIRNKPVTSKTFTGFLEEVKLQTIQTFNHQDYSLDDFVENLALPRDMGRNPLFDTMLTLQNYERQIVELDGITIRPIMKDHDVAKFDITVVAVESEDQLLLSWEFSTDLWKKESAKQMLKHFITVMEKVSVSPEITIGELEILCEEEKNALLAINNQMAISYDKELTIMDLIEYQVTLHPDHIAVVSDGEMLCYQELNKAANRLATYLLSRGVKRNQPIGVMMDRSPELVISILAILKAGGVYVPISTNYPAERIEYMLEDSKVSLVVTNQHPLPELRFEGEWICVGEIPLDENDGNFKRDTNSEDLLYIIYTSGSTGRPKGVMIQHKALHHFVTAMNKEFLDEISYEDRVLISTDISFDVSCFEIFQALINGATLVLFNGHKFDVKLLAKTIQEEKVTLAYIPPALLNQLYETILVSPENYVLHKMLVGVEPIKDEVLAQFLSLNPEMLIVNGYGPSEATICCTAFRFEKSEITGKFVPIGKPIGNMQVYILDSECHLVPKGVTGELWISGEGLSLGYWNQKKLTGERFKANPFHPNTLMYRTGDKARWSEEGNLEFLGRMDHQVKIRGYRVELGEIETLLLRHPEVKAALIMTKTDSYEIPYLCAYVVFENKELNSAPDTTQMLHQWLATFLPDYMIPSFFIAVDEFTLTPNGKIDRKILPEPNGDVLRNEHSYCAPRNIFEEQMVLLWEKVLEVKPIGIMDNFFMLGGHSLKAFVLVSQITQRFGLNLPLSDLFKAPTIAGLCDHLQKQEVALDQNVILLKQGDCNVPPLFMIHGQGGGVITFSHLAHELGRDCSVYGIQAVGYDAEADALTTVEEMAAHYIASIRRIMPTMPIQLVGWSFGGLVAYEMAKQLEQQGEQVELLVIVDCLPLLNSDRINVDQRYGKLDAVIQYALLSGINQEDLAGITEEEKMRFCWEEACKQKLFPDEVYRPELLSKLRIHATNGIAIHKYQLSGKIDTDLHLFLASDGAIQHQFTTNEETTRWNRFTTGKVSPTYFSGNHYTMLEMPHVQKMAKILREMMI encoded by the coding sequence ATGGTAGCCTTTAACAATAGAGTGATGGAACAAGAACAATTTTGGCTGTCTAAACTTGGTGGTGAGTTCATCCCTTCTATGGTCCCCACGGACTATCCTTACGTAGGTCAAACCAAATGTAAGGCCTCGCTGCAAGTATCCATTGAACAAGAAATATCAGACAGGCTCATTCAAGTTTGTAAAAACTCTGATTTGCTTTTGTATACCTTTTTGCTAGCAACAGCAAAAATTTGGCTACATAAATATACCCAGCAAACAGAGGTTTGCGTGGGTGCACCAAATCTTTCACCGTCTACTAGACTGGTTCCTATCGTCTCAAATCCGGACCCACATTTAATCTCCAAGCAATTTATTATTGATGTAAAGCAGTCTCTTACGGAGTCATACAAAAATCAGGATTATCCACTTCATCATATTTATGAAAAATTGGATATTAATCCACAGGGTTCAATCTCTCCATTTATTAATGTAGTTGTAGCTTTTGACAGGATACACGACAGAGAGTTTGTCGTGGCTCAAGAGGTAGACCTTTTATTACTCTTTTCAAAATCTGATCATTCACTTCAGGTAAATCTTTATTATGATAAGGCAGTATATGAGTCACGGACGTTGGAGCGATTTTTTACTCACTACATAAATATTCTGCGCATGATAGTCACAAACGTAAATATCTCAATAAGTGAGATTGAGCTGATGAATGAAGATGAAAAAGCTCAGCTTACTTTTTTTTCTCAAACACTTGAATCTTACCCAACGGATGAATTGGTTCATCAAGTATTTGAGAAAAAAGCTGAACAATACCCAGATAAAATAGCAGTAGTCTATCAGGAACAAAAGTTAACCTACCGACAACTAAACGAGAAAGCAAATCAATTGGCACGGCACTTGCGAGAAAAAGGGATAGAAAAGGATGAGGTAATTGCTCTGATGGTAGAGCGTTCCTTGGAGATGATGATCGGGATCTTAGGTATACTCAAAGCAGGCAGTGCCTTTTTTCCAATCGATCCTGAGAACCCGTCAGAGCGTACAAGCTATATGCTTGCCGATAGTAAATCCCGCTTTTTATTGACACACAAGAAAGTAGGCCGCGATGTAGAGTTTGACGGAGAAAAAATTTACCTAGATGAGGACGAGTTATATGTAGGTGATATGAATAATCTTACACCGAGTCAGACACCATCACATCTGTTATATGTCATTTATACTTCAGGTACGACTGGCAATCCAAAGGGAGTAATGGTAGAGCATCGGAACCTGATTAATTATGCAACTTGGTTTAGTAGACAGGCTAGCATCACGCAAAGAGACAGCACAATGCTCTTATCTTCTTATGCATTTGATTTAGGATACACAAGTCTTTTCCCAGCACTACTCAATGGATGCACCCTACATATTGTACCAAAAGACACATATCTGCATCCCGATAGCTTATTGAATTATATAAAAGAGGGGCAGATCAGTTTTTTAAAACTGACTCCATCCCTTTTTTCATTGCTAGTACAAGCAATGGACGGGTTACATTCACCTGATATGCCAGCGTTACGTTTAGTAGTTACAGGGGGAGAACCGATTCAACCTATTGATGTTGATACATTTCATCGTTACCTTCCTAGTGTAGCCATCATGAATCACTACGGTCCAACCGAGTCAACAATCGGTACTTTGGCTTTACAAATTAATTTTGATGAATGGCATAGATTTCAAAAATGTCCAACCATCGGCAAACCAATATCTCAATCGGAGGTATTAATTTTAAATCAGGATTTGCAGCTTGTGCCTATAGGGGTTCCTGGTGAATTATGCATTGCAGGAAAAGGACTTGCACGCGGTTATATAGGTCAACCTGCTTTAACAAGAGAAAAATTTATTGATCACCCATTTACTACTGGTGAACGACTTTATCGAACGGGAGATATGGCGCGGTGGGATGAAACAGGTATGGTTCAATTTTTGGGGCGAATGGATCATCAAATAAAAATCCGAGGCTATCGGATTGAAATAGGAGAGATTGAGAAACATATAATCACTCATCCGTTAGTCCATGAAGCAATTGTACTGGCATTTCCTAATAATCAAAACGAAAATGAGCTATGCAGTTATTATCTTTCTGATGAAGAGCTGAGCCAAAGTGAGTTACGTCAATTTCTCCAACAGAAAGTGCCTGAATATATGATTCCAATGTTTTTTATACGACTAGAAAAAATGCCTCTTACATCCAATGGTAAAATAAATCGTCATGCTTTACCTAAACCAGATGACTACAAGCTTATCCAACATTCATACGTTGCTCCAGGTAGTGAGATGGAAAAGCAATTGGTATTACTATGGAAAAATATTTTGAAAAGAGAACATATTGGGGTAACGGATAACTTCTTTCAACTTGGTGGACATTCACTATCTGCTATTAAATTGGCCCATCAAATCAGTAGAAAATATCAGATTCATGTAACATTGAAGGATATATTTCTGTATTCAACAGTCCGCGATCAGATCATAATGATCGAGCAATCAGAACAAAGAGTGGAAAGACAAATTGAAATTTCGGAGGGTAGAGATTATTATCCTCTCTCTTCCATGCAACGACGTTTGTTTTTATTAAGTCAGTTTGAGGGTGTAAAGACAGCATACAATATGCCTACGATCTGGCGTTTTCAAGGGGAAATAAATCAGAGCAAGCTGGAACAGGCGTTTCAAAAGCTCATCGACCGTCATGAAGCGTTGCGTACGTCTTTTCATGTGATTGATAATGTACCGATGCAACGGATTCATTCTGGAATCCAGTTTTCTCTGTCTCTTCTAGAAACGACAGATTTGGAAGAAAAACAGGTCATTGACTCATTCTTTCAACCTTTTAATTTAGGAGTGGCACCATTATTTCGTGCAGGATTAGTATCGTTATCTAGTGATGAGTATCTTTTGTTTGTTGATATGCATCACATTATTTCTGATGGAATTTCAATAAGCATACTAATGGCTGAGCTTGAAAAAGCTTATCGAGGTCAGGACTTGTTACCACTTCGTATTCAATATAAAGATTATGCGATGTGGCAACAAAAGTGGGAACAATCAGAAGAGTATAAGCAGCAAAAACAGTTTTGGCTAACGCAATTTTCTGATGAACTGCCTGTTCTTGACCTACCTACCGACTTTATACGCCCAAAACTCCAGAGCTTTAAGGGGGATATCGTAACCGCTACGTTATCAGGAAAACAATTTGAAGCTGTTAAACAGCTTTGTCAAAAAAACGGGGCGACTCTTTACATGTTCCTACTCGCTTCATTTAATATATTGCTTGCTAAATATAGCAATCAGGAAGATATTGTTGTTGGAACGGCAGTGGCTGGGCGAAATGTAAGCGATGTGGAATCTGTAATCGGAATGTTTGTTAATACGTTAGCAATTCGAAATAAACCAGTGACAAGTAAAACATTTACCGGTTTCTTAGAAGAAGTAAAGCTACAAACCATTCAGACGTTTAACCATCAGGATTATTCTTTAGACGATTTTGTGGAGAATCTTGCGTTACCTAGAGATATGGGGCGAAATCCATTATTTGATACCATGCTAACGCTTCAGAACTATGAGAGGCAGATCGTGGAACTAGATGGAATTACAATTAGGCCGATCATGAAAGATCATGATGTTGCTAAATTTGATATTACCGTGGTTGCAGTTGAATCTGAGGATCAATTACTACTTTCCTGGGAATTTTCCACTGATCTTTGGAAGAAGGAATCAGCTAAGCAAATGTTGAAGCATTTCATTACAGTAATGGAAAAAGTTTCCGTAAGTCCTGAGATTACTATTGGCGAATTAGAAATCCTATGCGAAGAAGAAAAAAACGCATTGCTAGCTATCAATAATCAAATGGCGATTTCTTATGACAAAGAACTAACTATCATGGATTTGATCGAGTATCAAGTGACGTTGCATCCTGATCACATTGCTGTTGTTTCAGATGGGGAAATGCTGTGCTACCAAGAGTTGAATAAAGCAGCCAACCGACTTGCTACATATCTCCTTTCCAGAGGGGTGAAACGTAATCAGCCTATTGGTGTCATGATGGATCGTAGCCCGGAACTAGTTATCAGCATTTTAGCTATTTTAAAGGCTGGCGGTGTTTACGTACCAATATCCACGAATTATCCAGCAGAACGAATTGAATACATGTTAGAAGATAGCAAAGTTAGTTTGGTAGTAACCAATCAGCATCCACTACCCGAATTACGTTTTGAGGGTGAGTGGATTTGTGTAGGAGAAATTCCATTAGATGAAAATGATGGTAATTTCAAACGCGACACGAATTCGGAGGATCTTCTTTATATCATTTATACATCTGGTTCTACAGGTAGACCAAAAGGGGTAATGATTCAGCACAAGGCATTACATCATTTCGTCACTGCCATGAATAAGGAATTCTTAGATGAGATCAGTTATGAGGATCGTGTTCTCATTTCTACGGATATTTCATTTGACGTTAGTTGTTTTGAGATTTTTCAGGCGTTGATAAATGGTGCAACACTTGTTCTTTTTAATGGGCATAAATTTGATGTTAAGCTTCTTGCAAAAACAATCCAGGAAGAAAAGGTAACTCTAGCTTATATACCGCCGGCTCTACTTAACCAACTGTATGAGACAATCCTTGTTTCACCTGAAAATTATGTATTACATAAAATGCTTGTTGGTGTTGAGCCAATTAAGGATGAGGTGTTGGCCCAATTTCTTTCTCTTAATCCTGAAATGCTCATCGTCAATGGATATGGACCAAGTGAGGCTACCATTTGTTGTACCGCTTTCCGTTTTGAAAAAAGCGAGATAACAGGCAAATTTGTACCAATTGGTAAACCGATAGGCAATATGCAGGTATACATTCTAGATTCTGAGTGCCATCTTGTTCCAAAGGGTGTGACAGGTGAGCTATGGATATCAGGGGAGGGATTGTCCCTGGGGTATTGGAATCAAAAAAAGCTGACAGGAGAACGTTTTAAAGCGAACCCCTTTCATCCTAACACTTTGATGTATCGAACAGGAGATAAAGCAAGATGGTCAGAGGAAGGGAATTTGGAATTTTTGGGCAGGATGGATCATCAAGTGAAAATTCGTGGTTATCGCGTTGAACTTGGTGAAATAGAAACTCTATTGCTACGTCATCCGGAGGTTAAAGCGGCACTAATTATGACTAAGACAGATTCATATGAAATTCCATATTTGTGTGCATATGTTGTCTTTGAAAATAAAGAATTGAATTCAGCTCCAGATACTACACAGATGTTGCATCAATGGCTTGCTACGTTTTTACCTGATTATATGATACCAAGCTTTTTTATCGCAGTAGATGAATTCACGCTAACCCCTAATGGCAAAATAGATCGCAAAATTTTACCTGAACCAAATGGGGACGTCCTAAGAAATGAACACAGTTACTGTGCACCGCGAAACATTTTTGAAGAGCAAATGGTGTTGTTGTGGGAGAAAGTTTTAGAAGTTAAACCGATTGGTATTATGGACAATTTCTTTATGCTAGGAGGTCATTCACTCAAAGCATTTGTGCTTGTTAGCCAGATTACTCAGCGTTTTGGACTCAATCTTCCCTTGTCAGATTTGTTTAAGGCGCCGACTATAGCAGGTCTATGTGATCATCTACAGAAGCAAGAGGTAGCTCTAGACCAGAATGTGATCCTACTCAAACAAGGAGATTGTAATGTCCCACCACTATTCATGATTCATGGCCAAGGAGGGGGAGTTATTACTTTCTCTCATCTAGCACATGAACTAGGAAGGGACTGTAGCGTCTATGGTATTCAAGCTGTTGGTTATGATGCTGAAGCGGATGCCCTGACAACAGTTGAAGAAATGGCCGCACACTATATTGCTTCTATTCGACGAATTATGCCAACTATGCCTATCCAATTAGTTGGTTGGTCTTTTGGAGGGTTAGTTGCTTATGAAATGGCCAAACAATTAGAGCAGCAGGGAGAGCAGGTAGAATTACTGGTAATAGTTGACTGTCTCCCATTGCTGAATAGCGACCGCATTAATGTAGACCAGCGTTATGGAAAGTTGGATGCCGTCATTCAATATGCGCTTCTTAGTGGAATAAATCAGGAGGATTTGGCAGGAATAACGGAAGAAGAAAAAATGAGATTTTGTTGGGAAGAGGCGTGCAAACAAAAACTGTTTCCAGATGAGGTGTATAGACCGGAATTACTGTCTAAACTACGCATTCATGCAACAAATGGTATAGCTATACACAAATATCAGCTTTCTGGGAAGATTGACACTGATCTACACCTTTTTCTTGCTTCAGATGGAGCGATACAGCATCAATTTACAACGAACGAAGAGACAACGCGATGGAATCGCTTTACAACGGGGAAGGTAAGCCCCACATATTTTTCGGGCAATCATTATACCATGCTGGAAATGCCCCATGTTCAAAAGATGGCTAAAATCCTTAGGGAAATGATGATCTAG